One segment of Saprospiraceae bacterium DNA contains the following:
- a CDS encoding alpha/beta hydrolase — translation MQNAAPPAKPLFITDAARSLYFNAYDAVLKKYGIAANDHWVETHLGKAHVIETGNPAGKPLVLLHAAGCSAAEWYANFEALGRDYHLYAVDTPGDAGKSELRKLPLNIGDYILMLRQILDAFRLEKPALLGHSIGGFFAAGFAIAHPERVEKLILLSPVATHVPIRWYLRLMLKFTGRPGTGPHAVKTLKMQAFKGFEPEPLFADLMEHVRNYCTVEMLFPYVYSDEDLFKIEMPTYLIVGTGEPLCNYERSVKLARQKIPHIQITVLENTGHTPNMERPEETNRLLLEILKR, via the coding sequence ATGCAAAATGCCGCTCCCCCCGCCAAGCCGCTTTTTATTACTGATGCCGCCCGCTCTCTCTATTTCAACGCCTACGATGCTGTTTTGAAAAAATACGGCATCGCGGCCAACGACCATTGGGTGGAAACCCACTTGGGCAAGGCGCACGTCATCGAGACTGGCAACCCGGCGGGCAAACCCCTCGTGCTCCTCCATGCGGCGGGGTGCAGTGCTGCCGAATGGTACGCCAATTTTGAGGCATTGGGGCGGGATTATCATTTGTACGCGGTGGACACGCCGGGCGACGCGGGGAAAAGCGAGCTCCGCAAATTGCCCTTAAACATCGGCGACTACATCCTGATGCTACGGCAAATTCTCGACGCATTTCGATTGGAAAAACCTGCGTTGCTCGGCCACTCCATCGGCGGTTTTTTCGCGGCGGGATTTGCCATCGCGCATCCCGAACGGGTGGAAAAACTGATTTTGCTATCGCCCGTCGCCACCCACGTCCCGATTCGCTGGTATCTGCGATTGATGCTCAAATTCACCGGGCGACCCGGCACTGGCCCTCACGCCGTCAAAACCCTGAAAATGCAGGCGTTCAAAGGCTTCGAGCCGGAGCCGCTATTCGCCGACCTGATGGAACACGTCCGCAATTATTGCACGGTGGAGATGTTGTTTCCCTATGTCTATTCCGACGAGGATTTGTTCAAAATAGAAATGCCAACCTACCTCATCGTTGGCACAGGGGAGCCGTTGTGCAACTATGAACGCTCCGTGAAATTGGCGCGGCAAAAAATCCCGCACATTCAAATCACCGTTTTGGAAAACACGGGGCACACGCCGAACATGGAACGACCCGAAGAGACGAACCGGCTTTTATTGGAAATCTTGAAACGATAA